Proteins encoded together in one Janthinobacterium tructae window:
- a CDS encoding LysR family transcriptional regulator: MLRLDDLQVFVRTADRGSLSAAAREIGISPALASAAVKRLEGELGLRLLTRTTRSLSLTAEGTQYLEHAREALRLLRAGHDALLAGKDSFGGTLKIAMPSDLGRNLMLGWLDEFQLRHPKLQYQLSVSDRVADMVRQQVDIALRYGQQDDSSMVAMPIAPANDRVLVASPAYLRAHGPLLALEDLSQRNCLRFALEDGLHDRWTFYRLPQREQVTVPVSGNRSADDAELVRRWAVAGLGIAYKSRLDVAGDVAAGRLQVLLPEVAGEAAPLQLLCMHRAQVTPLVLQLRDFLRDKCAQ, encoded by the coding sequence TTGCTGCGACTCGATGACTTGCAGGTATTTGTCCGTACGGCCGACCGGGGCAGCCTGTCGGCGGCCGCGCGCGAGATCGGCATTTCGCCCGCGCTGGCCAGCGCCGCCGTCAAGCGCCTGGAAGGGGAGCTGGGCTTGCGCCTGCTGACCCGCACGACGCGTTCGCTGAGCCTGACGGCGGAAGGCACGCAATACCTGGAACATGCGCGCGAAGCCTTGCGCCTGCTGCGCGCGGGCCACGACGCGCTGCTGGCCGGCAAGGACAGTTTCGGCGGAACCTTGAAAATTGCCATGCCGTCCGACCTGGGCCGCAACCTGATGCTGGGATGGCTGGATGAATTCCAGTTGCGCCATCCCAAGTTGCAGTACCAGCTCAGCGTCAGCGACCGGGTGGCCGACATGGTGCGCCAGCAAGTAGACATTGCCTTGCGTTACGGGCAGCAGGACGATTCGAGCATGGTCGCCATGCCCATCGCGCCTGCCAACGATCGCGTGCTGGTGGCTTCGCCCGCTTACCTGCGCGCGCATGGCCCCCTGCTGGCGCTGGAAGACTTGTCGCAGCGCAATTGCCTGCGCTTTGCGCTGGAAGATGGCTTGCACGACCGCTGGACCTTTTATCGCCTGCCGCAGCGCGAGCAAGTCACCGTGCCAGTGAGCGGCAACCGCAGCGCCGACGATGCCGAGCTGGTGCGGCGCTGGGCCGTGGCGGGCCTGGGCATCGCCTATAAATCGCGGCTCGACGTTGCCGGCGACGTGGCGGCCGGCCGCCTGCAGGTGCTGCTGCCCGAGGTGGCGGGCGAGGCCGCGCCTTTGCAGCTGCTGTGCATGCACCGGGCGCAAGTGACGCCGCTGGTGCTGCAGCTGCGCGATTTCCTGCGCGACAAGTGTGCGCAATGA
- a CDS encoding TerB family tellurite resistance protein — protein sequence MRTYEANSPQAAGRILALMMVVDGNLASAELQAMHRSKILEHIDLAPAAFQQLLQDLCDDMLTSTVHGAVQLANGVIDSLLDEIDDPDLRRKLLQAMWKIADADDWLADGEAVLLARASAVWSAETNFRAHGA from the coding sequence ATGCGTACCTATGAAGCGAACAGTCCCCAGGCAGCGGGACGTATTCTGGCCCTGATGATGGTGGTCGACGGCAACCTGGCCAGTGCCGAGCTGCAAGCGATGCACCGCAGCAAGATCCTCGAGCATATCGACCTGGCGCCGGCCGCTTTTCAACAGCTGCTGCAAGACCTGTGCGACGACATGCTGACCTCGACCGTGCATGGCGCCGTGCAACTGGCCAATGGCGTGATCGACAGCCTGCTCGATGAAATCGATGATCCGGACTTGCGCCGCAAGCTGCTGCAAGCCATGTGGAAGATCGCCGACGCGGACGACTGGCTGGCCGATGGCGAAGCCGTGTTGCTGGCCCGCGCCAGCGCCGTGTGGTCGGCGGAAACGAACTTCCGCGCGCACGGTGCCTGA
- a CDS encoding chloride channel protein produces the protein MKHLHDIPSAFKHEFANPRLWWSRAVVVGMAAIAGLVVVGFTWLAEEALDLFLFFNGKAWWFALLWTPACAALLVWLTRRYAIGAAGSGIPQVMATLDPAVAPEQRSLFVSLKLSAAKIVLTAGGLLGGLSLGREGPSVQIAAGVMLAARRLLPRHSQVSAHSLLVAGGAAGIAAAFNTPLAGVMFAIEELSRSPEQRNSGLIVAGIVLAGMMAVSIHGNATHFGIIHPGPIGLALALPGLLVTLVAGVAGGLFARLLLASARGNPLGKLSAWRKGRPVLFAAVCGLLVAAIGIASHGATFGSGTVATRAMLEGSSDASPAFVAFKYVATWLTVWSGVPAGIFAPSLAIGAGIGHDIAVLLHYPYAPALIALGMVGFLAAATQAPLTAFIIVMEMVDGHGMVLSLMACAVVASTVSRVLSEPLYGALAQLQLQRLPAPPN, from the coding sequence ATGAAGCACTTGCACGACATCCCCTCTGCCTTCAAGCATGAATTTGCCAACCCGCGCCTGTGGTGGTCGCGCGCCGTCGTCGTCGGCATGGCCGCCATCGCGGGCCTCGTCGTCGTGGGCTTTACGTGGCTGGCGGAGGAAGCCCTGGACCTGTTTCTCTTTTTTAACGGCAAAGCCTGGTGGTTCGCCCTGCTGTGGACACCGGCCTGCGCCGCCCTGCTGGTCTGGCTGACGCGCCGCTACGCCATCGGTGCGGCCGGCTCCGGCATCCCGCAAGTGATGGCCACCCTGGATCCGGCCGTGGCACCGGAACAGCGTTCGCTGTTCGTGTCCCTGAAACTGAGTGCCGCGAAAATCGTCCTGACGGCGGGCGGCTTGCTGGGGGGACTCTCGCTGGGGCGCGAAGGACCGTCCGTGCAAATCGCCGCCGGCGTGATGCTGGCCGCGCGCCGCCTGCTGCCGCGTCATTCGCAGGTGAGCGCCCATTCCCTGCTGGTGGCCGGTGGCGCGGCCGGCATCGCGGCCGCCTTCAACACGCCGCTGGCGGGCGTCATGTTTGCCATCGAAGAATTGTCGCGTTCACCCGAGCAGCGCAACAGCGGGCTCATCGTCGCTGGCATCGTGCTGGCCGGCATGATGGCCGTCTCGATCCACGGCAACGCCACCCATTTCGGCATCATCCATCCTGGCCCCATCGGCTTGGCCTTGGCCCTGCCAGGTTTACTGGTCACCTTGGTCGCCGGTGTGGCCGGCGGCCTGTTCGCCCGGCTGCTATTGGCGTCCGCCCGCGGCAACCCGCTGGGCAAATTGTCTGCATGGAGAAAGGGCCGTCCCGTGCTGTTCGCCGCCGTCTGCGGTTTGCTGGTGGCGGCCATCGGCATCGCCAGCCATGGCGCCACGTTCGGCAGCGGCACCGTGGCCACGCGCGCCATGCTGGAAGGTTCCAGCGATGCATCGCCCGCCTTTGTCGCTTTCAAGTATGTGGCGACATGGCTGACCGTGTGGTCGGGCGTGCCAGCCGGCATCTTTGCACCGTCGCTGGCCATCGGCGCCGGCATCGGCCACGATATCGCCGTGCTGCTGCACTACCCGTACGCACCGGCCCTGATCGCGCTGGGCATGGTGGGTTTCCTGGCCGCCGCCACGCAGGCGCCGCTGACGGCGTTTATCATTGTCATGGAAATGGTCGACGGCCACGGCATGGTGCTGAGCCTGATGGCCTGCGCCGTGGTGGCCAGCACCGTCTCGCGCGTGCTCAGCGAACCACTGTACGGGGCGCTGGCGCAACTGCAGCTGCAACGGCTGCCGGCGCCGCCCAACTAA
- a CDS encoding glycerate kinase type-2 family protein, which produces MTTTPAPRALLQAMFQAAIEAAQPSHCIPPHLPAAPKGRLIVIGAGKASAAMAQAVEQHWPGPLSGLVVTRYGYAVPCERIEIVEASHPVPDAAGMQAAQRMLELVANLQADDTVLCLISGGGSSLLALPLDGISLEDKQALNRALLASGATIGEMNCVRRHLSAIKGGRLAAACHPAQVITLAISDVPGDKLGDIASGPTVGDATTCEDALAIVRRYGMDLPDSLRAVLESGRGESVKPDDPRLARTRTTLIATPQMALEAAAAVARVAGVTPYILGDSLEGEARDVGKVMAGIALQTVMRGQPFPAPCVLLSGGETTVTVRGNGRGGRNVEFLLALGIALDGHEGIHALAGDTDGVDGQEDIAGAVLAPDTLQRAWDLAIRPRDSLDNNDGHGFFQALGDSVITGPTLTNVNDFRAILIT; this is translated from the coding sequence ATGACGACCACCCCAGCGCCGCGCGCCTTGCTGCAAGCCATGTTTCAGGCCGCCATCGAAGCGGCCCAGCCATCGCACTGCATACCGCCCCATCTGCCGGCTGCGCCCAAGGGGCGGCTGATCGTCATCGGCGCCGGCAAGGCGTCGGCCGCCATGGCGCAAGCCGTGGAACAGCATTGGCCGGGTCCTCTGTCCGGACTGGTGGTGACGCGCTACGGTTACGCCGTGCCATGTGAGCGCATCGAGATCGTGGAAGCGTCGCACCCCGTGCCGGACGCGGCCGGCATGCAGGCCGCGCAGCGCATGCTGGAGCTGGTCGCCAACTTGCAGGCGGACGATACGGTGCTGTGTTTGATCTCGGGCGGCGGCTCGTCGCTGCTGGCCTTGCCGCTGGACGGCATCAGCCTGGAAGACAAGCAAGCCTTGAACCGGGCGCTGCTGGCCTCGGGCGCCACCATCGGCGAAATGAATTGCGTGCGCCGCCATTTGTCCGCCATCAAGGGCGGGCGCCTGGCGGCCGCCTGCCATCCGGCCCAAGTCATCACTTTGGCCATTTCCGATGTGCCCGGCGACAAGCTGGGCGATATCGCTTCCGGCCCCACGGTAGGCGACGCCACCACCTGCGAGGACGCGCTGGCCATCGTACGCCGCTACGGCATGGACTTGCCGGACAGCCTGCGCGCGGTGCTGGAAAGCGGGCGCGGCGAATCCGTGAAGCCCGACGACCCGCGCCTGGCGCGCACGCGCACGACCCTGATCGCCACGCCGCAGATGGCGCTGGAGGCGGCGGCAGCCGTGGCGCGCGTGGCCGGCGTCACGCCGTATATATTGGGCGACAGCCTGGAAGGCGAGGCGCGCGACGTGGGCAAAGTCATGGCTGGCATCGCGCTGCAAACGGTCATGCGGGGCCAGCCGTTTCCCGCACCGTGCGTGCTGCTGTCGGGCGGTGAAACGACGGTCACCGTGCGCGGCAACGGGCGCGGCGGGCGCAATGTGGAATTCCTGCTGGCGCTGGGCATCGCGCTCGATGGGCACGAAGGCATCCACGCGCTGGCGGGCGATACGGATGGCGTCGACGGCCAGGAAGACATCGCCGGCGCGGTTCTGGCGCCGGACACCCTGCAGCGCGCCTGGGACCTGGCTATCCGGCCCCGCGACAGCCTCGACAACAACGATGGCCACGGCTTCTTCCAGGCGCTGGGAGATAGCGTGATCACTGGCCCGACCTTGACGAATGTCAATGATTTCCGGGCCATCCTGATTACCTGA
- a CDS encoding TerC family protein: MNGLESIATAPMWAGFIAFVLVMLALDLFVFGGNKAHKVSVKEAATWSLVWVSLALLFNGGLWWYLNGTAGPEIANQKALEFFSGYLIEKALSVDNVFVFLLIFSAFQVPIQYQRRVLIYGVLGAIVMRAVMIMAGAWVVSEFSWVLYLFGAFLLITGMRMLVAADSEPDVANNPVLRFARRHLRVADGDHGERFFVAKGGLRYVTPLFLVLILIEVTDLVFAVDSIPAIFAITTDPFIVFTSNLFAIMGLRALYFLLVDVADRFHMLKYGLAMVLVFIGAKMLIMPWYHVPVEASLLVVAVLIVSSCVASVFITRSDKK, from the coding sequence ATGAACGGCCTGGAGAGTATTGCAACGGCACCCATGTGGGCCGGCTTCATCGCCTTTGTTCTGGTGATGCTGGCGCTGGACTTGTTCGTGTTCGGCGGCAACAAGGCGCACAAGGTCAGCGTCAAGGAAGCGGCGACGTGGTCGCTGGTGTGGGTCAGCCTGGCCCTGCTGTTCAACGGTGGCCTGTGGTGGTATCTGAACGGCACGGCCGGACCCGAGATCGCCAATCAGAAGGCGCTGGAATTTTTCTCCGGCTACCTGATCGAGAAAGCGCTGTCGGTCGATAACGTGTTCGTCTTCCTGCTGATCTTCAGCGCCTTCCAGGTGCCGATCCAGTACCAGCGCCGAGTGTTGATTTATGGCGTGCTGGGCGCGATCGTCATGCGTGCCGTGATGATCATGGCCGGTGCATGGGTGGTAAGCGAGTTCAGCTGGGTGCTGTACCTGTTTGGCGCCTTCCTGTTGATTACCGGCATGCGCATGCTGGTGGCGGCCGACTCAGAGCCGGACGTGGCGAACAACCCGGTGCTGCGCTTTGCCCGCCGCCACTTGCGGGTAGCCGATGGCGACCATGGCGAGCGTTTCTTCGTGGCAAAGGGCGGTTTGCGTTACGTCACGCCGCTGTTCCTGGTGCTGATCCTGATCGAGGTGACGGACCTGGTGTTCGCGGTCGATTCGATCCCGGCGATTTTCGCCATCACGACGGACCCGTTCATCGTCTTCACGTCGAACCTGTTCGCCATCATGGGCTTGCGTGCCCTGTACTTCCTGCTGGTGGATGTGGCTGACCGCTTTCACATGCTCAAGTATGGCCTGGCGATGGTGCTGGTGTTCATCGGCGCCAAGATGCTGATCATGCCGTGGTACCACGTGCCGGTGGAAGCTTCGTTGCTGGTGGTGGCAGTGCTGATCGTATCGAGCTGCGTGGCGAGCGTGTTCATCACCCGCAGCGACAAGAAGTAA
- the nhaR gene encoding transcriptional activator NhaR: MSTLNFKHLRYFWMVAKTGSIARAAEQLHLTPQSISGQLSEFADTLGVELFRRSGRQLELTDTGRRILSHAESIFSTGDELLEIVRDQSRTATTTFRVGCADSVSKLIACRLVEPALSLAEPLRIICREGRLASLLADLAVHRLDLIMADRPMPAHLSVRGFNHLLGESGMTLFGTPALAATLSGGFPECLDGAPLLLPGEDFAIYGRLLQWLGDNHLHPRIVGEFDDSAMMKAFGQSGAGLFFAPTVIAPQVCEQYAVVALGRVDSLVEQVYAITTERRLSHPATIAISQSARHELFV, translated from the coding sequence ATGTCGACACTCAACTTCAAGCACTTGCGCTATTTCTGGATGGTGGCCAAGACGGGCAGCATCGCGCGCGCGGCCGAACAGCTGCACCTGACGCCGCAATCGATTTCCGGACAGCTCAGCGAATTTGCCGACACCCTGGGCGTGGAACTGTTCCGCCGCAGCGGGCGCCAGCTGGAATTGACGGACACGGGCCGGCGCATCCTCAGCCATGCCGAAAGCATTTTCAGCACGGGCGATGAATTGCTGGAAATCGTGCGCGACCAGTCGCGCACGGCGACGACGACGTTTCGCGTGGGCTGCGCCGATTCCGTCTCGAAACTGATCGCCTGCCGCCTGGTCGAACCGGCGCTCAGCCTGGCCGAACCGCTGCGCATCATTTGCCGCGAAGGCCGGCTGGCCAGCCTGCTGGCGGACCTGGCCGTGCACCGGCTCGACCTGATCATGGCGGACCGCCCCATGCCCGCCCATTTGAGCGTGCGCGGTTTTAACCATTTGCTCGGCGAAAGCGGCATGACCCTGTTCGGCACGCCAGCGCTGGCCGCCACCCTGAGCGGGGGCTTCCCCGAATGCCTGGACGGCGCGCCGCTGCTGCTGCCGGGCGAAGACTTCGCCATTTACGGGCGCTTGCTGCAGTGGCTCGGCGACAACCATCTGCACCCGCGCATCGTGGGCGAGTTCGACGACAGCGCCATGATGAAGGCCTTCGGCCAGTCCGGCGCGGGCCTGTTCTTTGCGCCGACCGTTATCGCGCCCCAGGTATGCGAGCAATATGCCGTGGTGGCCTTGGGGCGGGTCGACAGCCTGGTCGAGCAAGTGTATGCCATCACCACCGAACGGCGCCTGAGTCACCCCGCCACCATCGCCATCAGCCAGAGCGCGCGGCACGAGCTGTTCGTGTAG
- a CDS encoding MarR family winged helix-turn-helix transcriptional regulator: MVVEAEGSAVARAQGLALQNMRVVMRAAQRHSAQIEKQCGVSGAQLWVMQELLERPGLRMGELAGKMSIHQTTASNLVDALVKKAYVRKARDQPDQRVVTLTLTAEGQAVIAGAPQPARGLLPSALAQLDPDSLAHLNQGLNALLAVVAPDDRQAGMQPFPFTM; this comes from the coding sequence ATGGTGGTGGAAGCGGAAGGTTCGGCGGTGGCCCGGGCACAAGGCCTGGCCTTGCAAAACATGCGCGTCGTCATGCGCGCGGCGCAGCGGCACTCGGCGCAGATCGAGAAACAATGCGGCGTATCGGGCGCGCAATTGTGGGTGATGCAGGAATTGCTGGAGCGCCCAGGCCTGCGCATGGGCGAACTGGCCGGCAAGATGTCGATCCATCAGACGACGGCCAGCAACCTGGTCGACGCGCTGGTGAAAAAAGCCTATGTACGCAAGGCGCGCGACCAGCCCGACCAACGCGTGGTCACGCTCACCCTGACGGCGGAGGGCCAGGCCGTGATCGCCGGCGCGCCGCAGCCGGCGCGCGGCTTGCTGCCCAGTGCGCTGGCCCAGCTGGACCCCGACAGCCTGGCGCACCTGAACCAGGGCTTGAACGCCTTGCTGGCCGTGGTCGCCCCAGACGACCGCCAGGCGGGTATGCAGCCGTTTCCTTTCACCATGTAA
- a CDS encoding zinc-binding alcohol dehydrogenase family protein: MKAIAYHHSLPITDADALLDIELPTPVATGRDLLVAVHAISVNPVDAKVRKNRAPKEGQPEVLGWDAAGVVTAVGPDVTLFQVGDKVWYAGAINRPGSNSEFQLVDERIVGHMPASLDFAPAAALPLTAITAWELLFDRLQLSRDKSLTGKSLLVIGAAGGVGSVLVQLARQLTGVTIIGTASRAETADWVKELGAHHVIDHSLPLAQEITRLGLPPVDYVISLNQTDKHFEQIVELIAPQGKFALIDDPEHIDVRKFKGKSVSLHWELMFTRSLFQTADMVQQHELLEELAQLVDAGIIKTTLAERFGTINAANLKRAHALLESNTAKGKIVLENFN, translated from the coding sequence ATGAAAGCCATCGCCTACCACCACAGCCTGCCCATCACGGATGCCGACGCCCTGCTCGACATCGAGCTGCCCACGCCCGTCGCCACGGGGCGCGACCTGCTCGTCGCCGTGCACGCCATCTCCGTCAACCCCGTCGACGCCAAGGTGCGCAAGAACCGCGCGCCGAAAGAGGGCCAGCCGGAAGTGCTGGGCTGGGATGCGGCCGGCGTCGTCACCGCCGTCGGCCCCGACGTCACCCTGTTCCAGGTGGGCGACAAGGTCTGGTACGCGGGCGCCATCAACCGCCCCGGCAGCAACAGCGAATTCCAGCTGGTCGACGAGCGCATCGTCGGCCACATGCCCGCCAGCCTCGATTTCGCCCCGGCCGCCGCCCTGCCGCTCACGGCGATTACGGCCTGGGAATTGCTGTTCGACCGCCTGCAGCTCAGCCGCGACAAGAGTCTGACGGGCAAGTCGCTTCTCGTGATCGGCGCGGCCGGCGGCGTCGGTTCCGTGCTGGTGCAGCTGGCGCGGCAATTGACGGGCGTCACCATCATCGGCACGGCCTCGCGCGCCGAAACGGCCGACTGGGTCAAGGAACTGGGCGCCCACCATGTGATCGACCACAGCCTGCCTCTGGCGCAGGAAATCACGCGCCTGGGCTTGCCGCCCGTCGATTACGTGATCAGCCTGAACCAGACGGACAAGCATTTCGAGCAAATCGTGGAACTGATCGCGCCACAAGGCAAGTTCGCCCTGATCGACGACCCCGAGCACATCGACGTGCGCAAGTTCAAGGGCAAGAGCGTGTCGCTGCACTGGGAACTGATGTTTACCCGTTCGCTGTTCCAGACGGCCGACATGGTCCAGCAGCATGAACTGCTGGAAGAACTGGCGCAGCTCGTGGATGCGGGCATCATCAAGACCACCCTGGCCGAGCGCTTCGGCACGATCAATGCGGCGAATCTGAAGCGCGCGCATGCCCTGCTGGAAAGCAACACCGCCAAGGGCAAGATCGTGCTGGAAAATTTTAATTAA
- a CDS encoding toxin-antitoxin system YwqK family antitoxin, which produces MKNQQTLRWLLAAALGAALPLAAQELAAAQTPTLQEEQQTMYLDENFMPSNQRRAVYALRTPPVRDEALGAWHVRLEFPDTPGVLAFETYATDLDLSQVRFVRFRKYYYENGQLLRETYFNAQGEELLGGSVYFENGQVQQRVTALPNGRDSISETYHENGQLAHKTLYHGDEMADGEQVSYGANGAVSSRSYRRNGEMHGVQESFYADGKLFQRGQFVDGKREGEFVTVAQDGSVLARTVWVHGQPDGWSFESHGNGVVSNKTLYQKGAVLSLQTWGPNGRPVFAWQKDAQGRDHGDTTDWHANGVRASVTPFVEGQRHGLLQTWYSDGSLRQIVPYEHGKKHGIERHWDQAGKLVLEQAWQAGEPASMH; this is translated from the coding sequence ATGAAGAATCAACAAACGCTGCGCTGGCTGCTGGCCGCCGCGCTGGGTGCGGCCTTGCCGCTGGCGGCACAGGAACTGGCAGCGGCACAAACGCCAACGCTACAGGAGGAACAGCAGACCATGTATCTGGATGAAAATTTCATGCCGAGCAATCAGCGCCGCGCCGTGTATGCACTGCGCACGCCGCCCGTGCGCGACGAGGCGCTGGGCGCCTGGCATGTGCGGCTCGAATTTCCCGACACGCCAGGCGTGCTGGCCTTTGAAACCTATGCCACGGATCTGGACTTGAGCCAGGTCAGGTTCGTGCGTTTTCGCAAGTACTACTACGAGAATGGCCAGCTGCTGCGCGAAACCTACTTCAATGCCCAGGGCGAGGAGCTGCTCGGCGGCAGCGTGTACTTCGAGAATGGCCAGGTCCAGCAGCGGGTGACTGCGTTGCCGAACGGGCGCGACAGCATCTCGGAAACGTATCACGAGAATGGCCAGCTGGCGCACAAGACGCTGTATCACGGCGACGAGATGGCCGATGGCGAGCAAGTGTCATATGGCGCGAATGGCGCCGTCAGCAGCCGCTCGTATCGACGCAATGGCGAGATGCATGGCGTGCAGGAATCGTTTTATGCCGATGGCAAGCTGTTCCAGCGGGGACAGTTCGTCGATGGCAAGCGCGAGGGCGAGTTTGTCACGGTTGCCCAGGATGGCAGTGTGCTGGCCAGAACCGTCTGGGTGCACGGCCAGCCCGACGGCTGGTCGTTTGAAAGCCATGGCAATGGCGTCGTGTCGAACAAGACGCTGTACCAGAAGGGCGCCGTGCTCAGCTTGCAAACGTGGGGGCCGAATGGCCGGCCCGTGTTTGCCTGGCAGAAGGACGCGCAGGGGCGCGACCATGGCGATACGACGGACTGGCATGCGAACGGCGTGCGCGCCAGCGTGACCCCGTTTGTCGAAGGCCAGCGCCACGGCTTGCTGCAGACCTGGTACAGCGATGGCAGCCTGCGGCAGATCGTGCCGTACGAACACGGCAAGAAGCACGGCATCGAGCGCCACTGGGACCAGGCCGGCAAGCTGGTGCTAGAACAGGCGTGGCAAGCTGGCGAGCCAGCCTCCATGCACTAG
- a CDS encoding YnfA family protein: MSDAIEWTSLARTFGLFTVTAVAELLGCYLPMLWLSNKGSVWLLLPAAISLLIFVWLLTLHPAASGRVYATYGAIYIATALGWLWLVDGITPAWTDITGVALALAGAAVIAMGHKTA, translated from the coding sequence ATGAGCGACGCCATCGAATGGACCAGTCTTGCCCGCACTTTCGGGCTGTTTACCGTCACGGCCGTGGCCGAACTGCTGGGCTGCTACCTGCCCATGCTGTGGCTGAGCAACAAGGGCAGCGTGTGGCTGCTGTTGCCGGCCGCCATCAGCCTCTTGATCTTCGTGTGGCTGCTGACCTTGCATCCAGCCGCCAGCGGCAGGGTGTATGCCACGTATGGCGCCATCTATATCGCCACGGCGCTGGGATGGCTGTGGCTGGTGGACGGCATCACGCCCGCCTGGACGGATATCACCGGCGTGGCCCTGGCCCTGGCCGGCGCCGCTGTCATTGCCATGGGGCACAAGACGGCTTGA
- a CDS encoding toxin-antitoxin system YwqK family antitoxin has translation MKIINSVLLAAVLASSSSLATPALPAEALPATLYVDAERQPAAPAAAMYEQRAPLRHDAARQAWHWQLYFAQPPGKLHMDAWLLSADVASPRYAYQRSVYFADGRLALLEERNGEGDFDGVNVEYHANGAVKSRKAYRDGEYEGLHSHYHANGQLSREMRYQAGQPADGEYLSFDEQGQISNRAHFADGVLSGEAQAFHPNGRLAERGPYLEGQRNGLHQTWWPDGREKSRLNFLHGKPQGWSLLYFANGQLDQKNLFEDGVMLSTQSWRDDGTPLHAVEYVDGRKHGLERRWGEDGTRTVCAWQDGSLLRPCSHF, from the coding sequence TTGAAAATAATCAATTCCGTTTTGCTGGCCGCCGTCCTGGCCAGTTCTTCTTCCCTTGCCACCCCGGCCTTGCCTGCCGAAGCGTTGCCCGCGACCCTGTATGTCGACGCGGAGCGTCAGCCCGCCGCGCCCGCTGCAGCCATGTACGAGCAGCGCGCGCCGCTGCGCCATGATGCGGCCCGCCAGGCCTGGCATTGGCAGCTGTATTTCGCGCAGCCGCCAGGCAAGCTGCACATGGATGCCTGGTTGCTGAGTGCCGACGTGGCGTCGCCGCGCTACGCCTACCAGCGCAGCGTGTATTTCGCCGATGGCCGGCTGGCCCTGCTGGAAGAGCGCAACGGGGAGGGCGATTTCGACGGCGTGAACGTCGAATACCATGCAAACGGTGCGGTGAAGAGCCGCAAGGCTTACCGCGACGGCGAGTACGAAGGCTTGCACAGCCATTATCATGCGAATGGCCAGCTGAGTCGTGAAATGCGCTACCAGGCGGGCCAGCCCGCCGATGGTGAGTACCTGAGCTTTGACGAGCAGGGCCAGATCAGCAACCGCGCGCATTTTGCCGATGGCGTGCTGTCGGGCGAGGCGCAAGCGTTTCATCCGAACGGTCGGCTGGCCGAGCGGGGGCCGTATCTGGAAGGCCAGCGCAACGGCCTGCACCAGACCTGGTGGCCGGACGGCCGCGAAAAGTCGCGCCTCAATTTCCTGCATGGCAAGCCGCAGGGCTGGTCGCTGCTGTATTTCGCAAATGGCCAGCTGGACCAGAAAAACCTGTTCGAGGATGGCGTCATGCTGAGCACGCAAAGCTGGCGCGACGATGGCACGCCGCTGCATGCCGTGGAGTATGTCGACGGGCGCAAGCACGGCCTGGAGCGCCGATGGGGCGAGGATGGCACGCGTACCGTCTGCGCATGGCAGGACGGCAGCTTGCTGCGCCCCTGCAGCCATTTTTAG